Proteins from a single region of Echeneis naucrates chromosome 14, fEcheNa1.1, whole genome shotgun sequence:
- the LOC115054110 gene encoding tubulin-specific chaperone cofactor E-like protein produces MESSSDEEEVRTFVQVISEKYNPENFPYGQGLGVVILPSPPGSPVKDRLFMPSVLVLNYCGISKAGDKSDIAAFCAHVVELDLSYNRLNDWGEICTIVSSIPHLDFLNLSMNPLSGVELEPSMAEIFSRVRRLVLINTHVSWDTVHTLTRHTPELEELFLCLNDYNAVTESQTPCPSLRLLQITDNQLQQWAEVRKFGVIYPCLSTLVLANNSVDSVGDSQETLQRLFPNLRSINLNNSGLSTWDDIERLNFFPKLEEVKAMGIPLLQPYSTQERRSLLLAQLPSAVVLNGSVVSQGEREDAERFFIRYYQDRPEQELPERYHTLVSKYGQLAPLAEVDLSPRCTTVDVRWGERVVAVSLRLEQTVGDLKKHLKALLQLPNNGVRLFYINREMCSVLGPEELKCGCRALHSYSIRDGDEILVVPKVKGRCSSSHL; encoded by the exons ATGGAGTCATCCTCTGACGAAGAGGAGGTCCGCACCTTCGTCCAAGTCATCAGTGAGAAGTACAACCCGGAGAATTTCCCCTACGGCCAAGGTCTGGGAGTCGTGATTCTGCCCAGCCCTCCAGGATCCCCCGTCAAAG ACCGCCTCTTCATGCCCAGTGTGCTGGTTCTGAATTACTGTGGAATCAGTAAAGCTGGCGATAAGTCTGACATCGCAGCTTTCTGTGCCCACGTGGTGGAGCTGGACCTGTCCTACAATCGGCTGAATGACTGGGGAGAG ATCTGCACCATTGTGTCCAGCATCCCCCACCTGGACTTCCTCAATCTGAGCATGAACCCTCTGAGCGGCGTGGAGCTGGAGCCCAGCATGGCTGAGATTTTCTCCAGGGTCCGACGACTCGTCCTCATTAACACGCACGTCAGCTGGGACACCGTGCACACGCTCACACGACATACGCCGGA GCTGGAGGAGCTCTTCCTTTGCCTGAATGACTACAACGCTGTGACAGAATCCCAGACGCCCTGCCCGTCCCTGCGCCTGCTGCAGATCACGGACAACCAGCTTCAGCAGTGGGCCGAAGTGAGGAAGTTTGGGGTGATTTACCCGTGTCTGAGCACACTGGTCCTGGCCAATAACAGCGTGGACTCTGTGGGAGACTCTCAGGAAACGCTGCAGCGCCTCTTCCCCAACCTGCGCAGCATCAACCTCAACAACTCAG GGCTTAGTACATGGGACGACATTGAAAGGCTCAATTTCTTCCCTAAGCTGGAGGAAGTCAAAGCAATGGGGATTCCTTTACTGCAGCCTTACAGCACCCAGGAGAGACGCAGCCTTCTATTAGCACA GCTGCCATCTGCTGTGGTGCTGAATGGGAGCGTAGTGTctcagggggagagagaggatgcTGAGAGGTTCTTCATCAGGTACTACCAGGACCGCCCAGAACAGGAGCTTCCAGAGAG GTACCACACACTCGTGTCCAAGTACGGTCAGCTGGCCCCGCTCGCGGAAGTGGACCTGAGCCCCCGCTGCACCACGGTGGACGTTCGCTGGGGGGAGAGGGTGGTGGCCGTCAGCCTCCGCCTGGAGCAGACGGTGGGCGACCTGAAGAAGCACCTCAAAGCCCTCCTCCAGCTTCCCAACAACGGCGTCAGGCTGTTCTACATCAACCGGGAGATGTGCTCGGTCTTGGGACCGGAGGAGTTGAAGTGCGGATGCCGGGCCCTCCACTCCTACAGCATCAGAGATGGGGATGAGATTCTGGTAGTGCCCAAAGTCAAAGGCCGCTGCAGCTCCTCACATCTATGA